The genomic region CGGCAGCAATTTTCTTCCCGATCCGGTTTCGGCCAATGTAACGTTCACCAATCCGCATTTCAACTACACCCACCAGGAGGAGCAGTACGTTTCTAACAAAAATGCCACCATGCTCCTGGACTTTGGGGCAGTGGAGCCGCCACGGGACTCTGGCACAATTCACCCGCTCGTAGGCGTCTACAAGATGGACTACGGCAAAGGCCATATAATCAACCTGGGGATTTATGCGCACTCGCTTGTAAACAACACGCAGTTCCTCGACTATTACGACAAGACCATCCTCCCTATGGCATATCATGATGCGGAGCAGCAAAAGTAGCCAGGATAATTTCTGGCCGGCGCCCCGGTATTACGCGGCTCTCCCGAGATGCCCGCTGCTTTTTCTGTTCTTATGTCATGTACTGTAATGGTGTTATCAAAACCGGAACATCGCCGCTTATCTGCGATACTGACCCAGCTGCGATGTGAATTTTCCAAAACTCAATAGATCCATCGTACTTGCCGTTGCAGCTGGGGCATCGCTACTGCTTCTCGCAAACACCGGGCTGGCGATCATGTCGGCGCAGAATGCTCACGCGCTATCGTACAAAGGTGTCAAGCGGGAGTTCTATCTGTTCAACATGGATAACACTAGGATAAACGAGACCAAGGTTGGCATGCCGGCTGACATGTACAGCATATCTACCATGACCGTCACAAAGGGCGACAATGTAACA from Nitrososphaera sp. harbors:
- a CDS encoding cupredoxin domain-containing protein, with the protein product MNFPKLNRSIVLAVAAGASLLLLANTGLAIMSAQNAHALSYKGVKREFYLFNMDNTRINETKVGMPADMYSISTMTVTKGDNVTIHFYNVEANASDQHSFTILDKPYVKNVILAGGQNRTINFIANETGVFGYICSFHQPVMRGQLVVLAPTADQFNAQKSAAP